GACGAGTGTTATTTCGTTCAGTTTGAATAACTCTTTTGAAATGAAGCTTAAATCCAAGAGTGATACCGCAGCAGCACAGTTTACAAAAGTTTCGCTGCTGGATAATTTAAGTTTGGGAGGTAGTTATAACTTATTGGCCGATTCCTTGAATTTGTCCAATATTACTGTCAATGCCAACGCCCGTGTCGGTAGGAATTTAAATCTTAACTTTAATGCCAACCTGGATCCTTATGCCTACATCGCCGATCCGGTTTACAGAACCAATACGACGGGGATAAGAGTAAACCAGTATGCCATCAGCAAAGGACAAGGACTGGCGAATTTGCAAAACCTTGGATTCACATTGGGGACAAGTTTTTCTCCAAAGAAATCAGATAAAACGAAACCGGCCGCTACAACGACAGGATTACCTGACGCCAACGTTACCGAAGAGCAGCGCGAATTTATTAGACGTAATGCAGATATGTATGTTGATTTTAATGTGCCCTGGAATTTATCGATCAATTATAACTTTGGATTAACCAAACCAGGTTTATCCAATGCTACATTGATTCAGGCAATTAATGCAACAGGTGATTTAAGTCTATCGACGAATTTCAAAATCAGCGTGACAACCGGTTTTGATTTTACAGCCTTCAAACCTACGATAACAACTTTGACCCTTTATCGTGATCTTCACTGCTGGGATATGAGTTTCAGCTGGACGCCTTTCGCCGGAAGTGCTTCGCGTGTAAGTAATTACAATTTTATTCTGAAAGTTAAATCAAGTATTCTTCAGGATTTAAAACTGACCCGGAGAAGGTCGTTCCAGGATAGAGCAGCGTACTAGCTTATAAGCTGATAGCTATTGTCCGTTAGCTTTCGTTGGTGAATTTGTTACTTTTATTGACCAAATATTAGATTATTTTCACTTCGACTCAAAACAGAAAAGCCGACCTTGTGGGCCGGCTTTTGCATAATGTTTTTTGAGATAAATTACTTTGATGAAGCTTTTGCTGCTTCTTTTGCAACAACTTCTCCGTTAAGATATAAAGTAATAGATCCGCCTTCTGTGTTACTGAAAACAGTTACAGGCTTGTTGAAAGAACCGGCCGCAGCAGCGTTAAATGTTGCTTTAATGATACCTGTTTTTCCTGGCAATACAGGTGCTTTTGACCATACCGGAGTAGTACATCCGCATGAAACCGTTACGTTTGAAATCACAACAGGATCAGTACCTGTGTTCGTGAAAACAAATTCGTTTGTAACCGGTGTACCCTGAGGAACTTTACCAAACTTGTGTGTTTCTTCTTTGAATTTCAAAACACCTTTTTGTGCAAAACTGACAGTGGTTAAACCAACTAGTAAAACCAACGCGGAAAAGAATACTTTCATAGTTGTAGTGGTAACGTTTTTGTGTAAAATTGATTTAAATAACAAGATTAAAGTATAAAAACGAAATTTAGTAAACATTAACTTATGTTAACAATGCTTTTAAACTTATTATGATTCATTGTTATGATTATTATTTTCCTGCATAATTTTGGCGTGCATTATAAAAAAATGTAACTTAACTACGGTTTCAACCCGTAACGTTTGCTTATGCTTCTAAATGATAGTTTGACCGGTTCCAGTGTTTTGAATAAAGAAAATATAACAGACGATTATCGCCTGGCTTGTGAAAGTCGGCAAGTCAGCTTATTGGGGAGAAAAGATACCATGGGAGGCCGGTCCAAATTTGGAATTTTTGGAGATGGAAAAGAAGTAGTGCAAATTGCTCTGGCCAGAGCATTCAAACTAGGTGATTTTCGCTCAGGCTATTACAGGGACCAAACCATTGAAGCTGCGCTGGGGAATTTAACATGGCAGCAATTTTTCGCTCAAATGTACGCCCACGCTGACCTGGAACATGAACCGCATACAGGCGGAAGATCCATGAACGGACATTTTTCAACCCGTTGGTTGGATGAAAACGGAAAGTGGCTGGACCAGACAAAATTATATAATTCAGTTTGTGATATTTCGCCAACAGCCGGCCAAATTCCCCGCTCGGTTGGTTTGGCTTACGCTTCGAAACTTTACAGAGAAAATAAAGAAATCCAATACTTAGATACGTTTTCAAACAAAGGAAACGAAATTGTTTTCGGGACAATCGGTGATGCATCGACTTCACAGGGCATGTTTTGGGAATCGATGAATGCTGCCGGTGTTTTGCAGATTCCCTTGCTAATGTCTGTCTGGGATGATGGCTATGGAATTTCGGTTCCGGTGGAGTATCAAACAACAAAATCCAGCATTTCAAAAGCACTCGGAGGATTACAGCGCAATGAAGAAGAAACCGGGGTTGAAATCATTACCGTAAATGGCTGGGATTATCCTGCACTTATTGAAACTTATCAAAAAGCGGCTGACCTATGCCGGAATGAACAGGTTCCTGTACTTATTCACGTTACAGAACTTACGCAGCCACAAGGACATTCATCATCAGGATCACATGAAAGATATAAATCCAAACCACGACTCCAGTGGGAAAATGAGCGGGACTGCAATCTGCGTTTCCGCGACTGGATCTTAAATAATGGTTATGCAACGGACGAAGAGTTAGAAAAAATCGAAGCCGATGCAAAAGAAACAGCCCGAGATGCCCGTAACCGGGCCTGGAAAGCTTACCGAAAGGATCTCGATAAAGAACATCTTAAAACCGTAGAACTAATTCAGAAAACGGCAAAAGAAAGTATTTTTTCAGAAGAATTATCAGCAATTGCTACGGAACTGAGCAAAACATATTATCCGGTTCGCCGGGACAATGCGGTTAGTGTCCGCAAAGCGCTTCGACTTATACGGAATGAAAATACGCCTTCCCGCGTGGTCTTGCAGGAATGGCTTCAAAATACACTGAAAGAAAACGCTATTCGCTACAATTCCCAGCTTTACAGCGAATCTGATGAATCTCCACTGCTGGTTGAACCGGTAAATCCTGTATTTTCTGATGATAGTATAACGGTCGATGGCCGTGAAGTTATTCGCTCTTATTTCAACGCATTATTTGCACAGGATCCACGCGTGGTGGCTATTGGTGAAGATGTCGGGATGATTGGTGATGTGAATCAGGGTTTAGCCGGATTGCAGGAAAAATATGGAGAACTTCGGATAACTGATACAGGAATTCGCGAAACGACGATTATCGGACAAGGAATCGGAATGGCCATGAGAGGTTTACGTCCAATCGTTGAAATCCAGTATTTTGACTATATCTATTACGCTCTCGCCACGCTTACCGATGACCTTGCAAGTCTGCGTTACAGAACCGCTGGCGGACAAAAAGCACCGTTAATTATTCGCACCCGCGGGCATCGTCTGGAAGGAATCTGGCATTCAGGTTCTCCTATGGGGACAATGTTGAGCAGCGTTCGCGGTATGCATATTGTTGTTCCAAGAAATTTTACGCAGGCTGCCGGTTTATATAATACTTTAATAAAAGGCGATGATCCGGCACTTGTTGTTGAACCGCTAAACGCTTACCGTCAGAAAGAATTACTGGCCGATAATATCGGAGAAATATGCATTCCACTTGGCCAGCCGGAAATTTTGAAAGAAGGAAAAGATGTCACCATCGTTACTTATGGCTCCATGTGCCGTATAGTGATGGAGGCAGCAACACAATTACATAATCTGGGAATTGAGGTCGAGGTAATTGATGTGCAGACATTATTACCATTTGATGTTGATCACCGGATTCTGGAATCAATCAAGAAAACGAACAGAGTGATTTTTGCAGATGAAGATGTACCGGGAAGTGCCTCGGCCTTTATGATGCAGCAGGTTTTGGAAGCGCAAAATGCTTACCGCTGGCTTGATTCGTCCCCTGTTACGATTTCAGCTAAACCACATCGTCCTCCTTATGGTTCTGATGGAGATTATTTCACCAAACCGAATATGGATGATGTGATTGAAGTAGCATACAAAATTATGCAGGAAACCGATCCAAATCATTTCCCTGCTTTGTATTAGCAGATTGATTTAAGTTACCTGTCTGAAATTTATTAGTTGATTTAATAAATGAAGACATGTATAAAAGTTTTGGAAAAAGATTTTTTGATATCATATCAGTGGCGACGGGATTAATAATCCTGTCTCCGCTTTTTCTTTTTCTGACACTTCTTTTATGCTTTTTTAATAAAGGAAAACCCTTCTTTTTTCAATCCCGCCCTGGTTTATTCTGCAAGATTTTTATGATTGTAAAATTCAAAACAATGCTTGACTCAAACGATCCAAGTATGGATCAGTTACCTGATCAGGATAGAATAACACGAGTCGGAAAATTTCTGCGAAGAACTTCCCTGGACGAAATTCCGCAGCTTTGGAATGTATTGAAAGGAGAAATGAGTTTAGTTGGGCCGAGGCCATTGCTAATAGAATATTTGTCAGGATATGATCAAAATCAACTTCGCCGTCATGATGTAAAACCCGGAATTACCGGTTGGGCGCAAATCAATGGGCGTAATGAAATAAGTTGGGAAGAGAAATTTAAATATGATTTGTATTATGTTGATAATCTGTCACTAAAACTTGATTCAAAAATTTTTTTGATAACATTAATAAAATTGATTTCTCGGAGAAACCGTACATTTTACTCCAATAAAATGATGGAAAAATTTACCGGATCTTCATCTTTGATTAAATAATTGCTGACATAACACACACTTTAAAAATGATCATATACGGTTCTGGCGGACACGCCAAGGTTATAATTTCCTGTATTGTTGCCAATCGTGACAAGGTTGATTTGATCTTTGACGATATTCCAGGCAGGAAAGAAATCTATGGAATGACAGTTTCAGGATTTTACAATTCAGATATTTTGCCCGATCAAAAACTGATTATCGCAATTGGCGATAATTCGGTCAGAAGAAAGATTTCAAATCAGGTAAAACATCCTTTTGGAATAACAATCCACCCTTCCTGCATTATTGACAAAACTGTAAAACTTGGAGAAGGAACTGTTGTTTTACACAACGCTGTCATCCAGGCCGATGCCATTATTGGCCGACATGTAATTATTAATACATCTGTTTCGGTTGATCACGATTGTGTGATCAGTGATTTCGTTCATCTCGCACCCGGTGTAATTCTGTCTGGAAATGTTTATGTTGGAGAAAATACATTAGTTGGAGTGGGAAGTATTATTGCGCCTGGTCTAACGATTGGAAAAAATTGTTTTATAGCAGCCGGTAGTGTTGTTACGAAAGATATTCCGGATGGAACGATGGTGCGTGGAAATCCTGCCAAGATAATTTCTTACCATTTATGAAAAAGATCTGGCTATCTCCGCCACATATGAGTGGACAGGAAATAAAATATATTCAGGAGGCATTTGATTCAAACTGGATTGCACCGCTGGGGCCGAATGTTGATGCTTTCGAGCAGGAACTTGCAAGATACGTTGGTATTAATGAGGCTGTGGCGCTTTCCTCAGGTACGGCAGCTCTACATCTTGCACTGATTATGGCTGGTGTAGGACCAGGTGATATTGTCATTTGTCCAACCTTTACATTTGCCGCCAGTGCTAATCCAATTGTTTATCTCAAAGCAACACCTGTTTTTATTGACAGTGAAAATTTAACCTGGAATATATGTCCTAACATTTTAGAAGAAACCATTAAGTATTATGTAAAAAAAGGCAAAAAACCGAAGGCAATAATAGGCGTGCATATTTACGGGATGCCCGTTCAATTGAATGAAATATTATTCCTCTGTGAAAAATATGAAATCCCGCTTGTTGAAGATGCCGCCGAAGCATTAAGATCTTCCTACCATGGCAAAAAGCTGGGCTCATTTGGGAAAATGAGTATTATTTCTTTCAACGGAAATAAAATTATTACGACATCCGGTGGTGGTGCTTTACTATCAGATGATCCGGTTATAATAAAAAAAGCAAAGTTTCTGGCTTCACAAGCGAAAGACGACGCGCCGCATTACCAACATTCAGAAATTGGCTATAATTATCGTCTCAGTAATATTTGTGCAGGAATTGGCAGAGCGCAGCTTGATGTAATTGATGAACGTGTAAAAAGCAGACGGGCTAATTTTGAATTTTACAAAAAAGAGCTGGGAAAATTCCCTGGTATTTCTTTTCAGAATGAACCACCAGGTTTTATTTCTAATCGTTGGCTGACTTGTATTTTACTTGATTCGAAAATATCAAAGGAAATAAATGCTGATAAAATCCGGTTGTATCTAAAAACAAAAAATATTGAATCACGGCCCTTGTGGAAACCATTGCATTTACAGCCGGTTTTTAAAGATGCTCCGTATTTTGGAGGAAATTTAGCGGGAGACCTTTTTGAAAAAGGACTTTGTTTACCTTCAGGATCTGCTCTAAGCGATGTAGATTTATTATTTATTTCTAAAAATATCGGTGACGTATTTCATATAGCATTAAAAAGCCTTCCGATTGGATAATTCGGAAGGCTTTCTTTTCTTGTTGAAATTACTTACAATACTTCAACATCAAAGGATATAGGTGAATATGGATAGATGTAATAAATTCCAGAAGCCTGCACACCGGCTTTTCCATAACCAATTGCTGATGGAAAGACAATTGTAGCTTTTTCTCCTTTACGCAATTTCCGTATTGCGCGATCAAAACCAATAACAGGTCCTCCAGTCATTCCACCAGTACCAGTGGTAAAGGAATAGGGTTTATCTCCATTATCAAATGTCGCACCAGTTAACAGTTTGCCTTTATAAGATATATTAACAATTTTTCCAGTTCCTATCGAATCTCCCGTTACCGTATTTGTTCTCGCAATTACCAGATTATCAGTAGTCCTTTCGGAAACAGTCAGTTTATTCGCTGCAATAAAATCGTCTATCTGCTGCACTTCCGAACGGCTATTAACCACCTCGATATTCATTTTAATCACAGAATATGCAGGAATATTATCAGACGAATAAGAACCAAAAGCAAGATAGAATGGCATAAATAGCGTAGCAGATTCTCCCACACGCAGAATATTCAGCGCACGTTCCATTCCTCCAAGCAAAAATCCCAGGTTGTAAGGACGTACAAAAGGAATTTTATCCGTATTTACAGAAGAAGCCACCAATCTTCCATCCAAAGTATAACCATTAAAATTTAGTCGTACACCTTCCTCAGCTTTTGGCTTCGCTCCGGCAGGATTCGCCTTTCTCAACACATAATACATTCCTGATGAATCTTTGGTAGCTGTAATAGAACTGTCAGCCAGATATTTTTCTATTGATTGCTGATTCTCAACTGCCTTTGCTTCATCGTCATATTCCATCCCTTTGTTACAAGATATCATCCCGACAAGCCCAGCCAACATCACGCCCAGTGTTAAAAATTTACTCTTCATTTCGTTCCTTTTAATGTTTTTCAAAATAGGTTATTCATTAATATTTTTCCAATCTTACTTATCAGACCTTATGAGAGACCAAAAGGTTGGAACAATTATTAAAAAAATTTAAATTTTAAGTTTCTCGTAGTACAGACAAAATGAAGTTAGCGGGCAAATATTACACTTTGGTGTTCGCGCCAGACAAATGTAACGTCCATGTAAAATAAGCCAGTGATGAGCTTTGGGCACCAGTTCTGTTGGAATATGGCGCATTAAACCTTTTTCCACAGCAAGCGGTGTTGTAGCGGTAGAAGGTACCAATCCTAACCGTCTTGAAACCCGAAAAACGTGTGTATCAACAGCCATAGCCGGCTGGTTGAAAATAACGGATGCAATAACATTGGCCGTTTTCCGGCCGACACCCGGAAGCTCCTGTAATTCAGGAATTGAAGCCGGAATTTGTGACTCAAACTTATCGACGAGCATTCTCGCCATACCAACAAGGTGTTTACTTTTATTATTGGGATAAGAAACGGAGCGGATATAAGTAAAAACTTCTTCTGAATTTGATGCCGCCAAAGATTCCGGGTCAGGAAAGCGGTTAAAAAGTGCCGGAGTGACCTGATTAATCCGCTTGTCTGTACATTGGGCAGATAAAATAACGGCAATCAGCAATTCAAAAGGATTGGTATAGTGAAGCTCAGTTTCAGGTTCCGGGAAATTTGTGGTGAAATATGCTAAAAATAATTGAAAACGCTCTTTTCTGTTCATAAACCTGACCAAACATGATGATAATTGTTCAACAAGACTAAACAAAGCTAGCCGTTGACAAAATTAATAATAAAGGACCAATGCCCTCTTATCTAAAAATTTGGGATGATAATAATTATTCTAAACCAGTGAAGAATTCGGCTGATCAGGCAGACATGATATAAGACACAGGAAAATATGGCTTCCTCTTACAAAAAAGGAAACGACAGGTTAAGTCTGTCTGATAAAAATATCAGACAGACTTAAAAACAAAAAACAATCTATTGAGCTTCCTAACAAGAGAGAGCAATAGATTGTTTTGATGTTTTTTGCCGTGAATAATGAATAATTTTCTGGACAGAACGATCCGAAGGGATTCGGACAATTTTGTTCATCTGTTCCTTTATTTCCAAAGAATCCAGATAAAAATTCATTAAATCATCGTCAAGCGCTAGCGCTTCAACGATCTGGTCATTTTCAGTTTGAGTTGTTTCGGCATATAAATACCTAATAACATCATCGTAGGTAAAAGTTTTTGTCATATTGCGGGGTACGTTGGCTGAATTGCTTGCGCAAATTTATCAACGCGTAACGCATCCTTCCCAATGCCGTATTAATACTCACACCTGTTGCATCAGCAATTTCCTGAAAACTCATGTCCTCATAATGGCGCATGATCAGAACCTGCTTCTGTACATCCGGCAACCGTTGGATCATCTCCCTCAGCTGCTCGTGCGTTTCTTGCCGAATCTGGATTGATTCAACGGAATCCTCCGCGAAATCCAGTGTATTAAATACGCTGCTTCCATCTTCGAACACTACATTGGGGTAGCGTTTATCGCGTCTGAAATAATCAATGGCTAGGTTGTGTGCGATCCGTATAATCCATGGCAAAAATTTACCTTCGTCATTATATCTGCCTGACTTTATTGTGTCAACTGCCTTTATAAATGTGTCCTGTAATAAATCCTCGGCTACATATTGGTCCTTGACAATCAGGTAAATAGTCGTGTAAATTCTTGACTTATGGCGCTGAACAAGCTTTTCAAAGGCTTTCTCATTACCACGAATATACAATGTTACCAACTCACTGTCGCTAACTTGGACTTTCTCCATTTTACTATTCGATTTAGTTAACGTAGAGCAGTTCGTCTATATTGTTTCTCCTTTCTTTAGTAAGTGTGAAAATGAAGTAAATTTGGTAGTTTTTGAATTATATTAATCAAAGAAATAGATTTGGCAATTGATTTGCAAATGTTTGCACTCCTTTTTTTTCTAATTTAATTCTAATTAACACATATTAACAAGTAAATAACACAACTGCCCGTTTTTACCACAATTTTGTTACGTCTATACCTATTAGTGCAAATAATTGAACATATCAAATAATATACGATAGATTATAGGACTTTGGATCGAATTATGAAAAATTTGTTAAAAGTATTCGGACCAAAATTTTGAATTTTATCTGAGAACAAACAATAATTTTAGAGCATGAAATACAAGCATCTTTTTTTTGACCTCGATCACACATTATGGGATTTTGAGAAGAATTCTTCTGAGTCTCTTGAAGATATTTATTATAATTCTGACCTGAAACAGCATGGTGTATCCTCCATGGAAAATTTTATTCAGTCATTTTTAAGAATTAATACGGCACTTTGGGATGCTTTTGACAGAGGAACTTTGCACCATGCCTATATACGTGAAAACCGTTTCAAAATGGTTTTTGAAGAACTGGGTGTAGATTGTCCACCTAATCACGTAGAAATTGGAGAAATCTATCTGAATACGCTTCCGGAAAAAAAACATTTACTTGAAGGCGCTCTTGATATTCTGGATTACGTAACAGAAAAAGGTTACGAAGTTCACATCGTAACCAACGGCTTTAATGACATCCAGGCAAAAAAGATTTCAAGCTCCGGTATTTCTCACTTTTTCAAAAACGTAATAACTTTTGAAAATGCCAATGCGAAAAAGCCCGATCCGAAAATTTTCGCTTATGCGCTGGAAATGGCTAATGCATCTCCGGAAGAAAGTATTATGATAGGAGACAACTGGATTGCCGATGTTATGGGCGCAAAACAATTTGGCCTGGATACGGTTTATCTAAATCCTGCTGGACTTTCTTTTGACGAATCTCCAACTTATGATATTCGTCGCCTCGAAGAATTGAAATTAATCTTTTAATTACTTGACGTCGTCCGCTTCGAAGAAATTGATTTTTAATTCGCGGAGATAACTTTTAATTACATCAACATGAACACACTGACCAACATTAAGAAAAGGAAAGTTTGACACTCTTTTTCTATGCCCGTCAGTGATTACTTCCCGATTAACCTGGTCAAATCCCAGGTGCAGGTGTCTTGTCGCACTTTGCATACCATAAATGACGCCATTACGGTCAAATAGCGGGCCCCCGCTCTGTCCTCTTAATCCCGGAGTACTCATTTCTATACCTACAATTGCATTGCTTTCTCCTATATGTCTGGTTATTATTCCGTCAATGGGAAAACTGGGTGTATTAACCCGTCCTTCCTTAATCCATTCAATATCATTTGTAGTTTTATTCAATTGATAATTGGTAAACTCAGGAAAAGGATAACCCAACCGGCAAAGATATCTACCCTGTTTGACTTCCCTGGTATCTTTTAGAAATGTTGCATGTCCCTGATAAAATTTGGTCTCATAATCCCTGAACTGAATTACCGCAAGATCTTGTGTCGGGTGTAAATTGATTGTCAGGCTTTTATAAGCATTGACACAATTTATAAAGTTGGAAAGAATCCTGATTGGTGTTTCAGAATTAATTTTATACTTGCCTTCCAGAAATTGTTTTTGAGTATCATAACCCGGATCACGTTCGAATCTTCTTAGCTCACCTTTAAATTTAAGGTAGTTTTCGTAAATCTGATTGGCATACAGGATTTGCCGGGCGATGTGACGACATGTGATTGCAAAACCATCTTCATTGATAAAAAATAATGTTCCGGTTCCGGGGATTATATCACTTCCTCCGTAATAACGTGCAATAAAATGAATAGGACGGGTGAACTGGTCGACCCTTTCAATGGCTTCAACAAACATAATAATAAGGGAGGTTAGGAATTTACTGAAGTTTGATTGGAATAATCGCTTCTGTTTGATCCCAGCTTAAAATCATGTTAACGCCAGAAGGCTGCTCTTCAAAGTAAATTTTAAATAATTCTTCAACCTTACGGTTAATTCTAATCGGGACATTTGCTTTCAGAAAATCCTGGCCGTCGTTATAATTTGTACCCCATTGACCTATTTCATTATTCAGAATTACCGTCCATTCTGATTGACCGGGAATGGTCCAGATTGAATATGTACCGGCTTTTACGGGTTTTCCTGCAAACACAATGCCTTCGCCAAATTTAATTGTGGTAGCTTCATTCGCTCCGGTTCTCCATACTTTTCCATACGGCACCAGTGCATTGTCCTGCTCCCTGCCAAAAATAAATCGTTTTTTCTTTGAAGGCCGGCTGTAATTCACTTCAACATCAATTCCTTTTTGATGAAATTCGGCGACAGCGGCAGGGCTGGATGATTTGGTATATCTTTTAAAACTAAAAAACCCAATGATTAAAAGGACAACAATTATGGAAAGGATCAGGAGAGGTTTTTTCATAGGAGTTAGGGGCAAACAATTCGGTAAAAGGTATAACTTACAGACAGCCGGATATAATAATAAGCATCCTTTCTGGACGGGTCACCTTGTTGAAGCTTGTCATTATTTTTCGGATCTCCACCAAGATTATCAATGTAATCGCTAAATGTTTTCCGCGATCCGTATTCCAGACCAATATTCCATGGCCGTTTAATCTGATATTTTATTCCGACACCGTAAGGGATGATAAATGTGTTGGTTTTATAATTATCAGTAACTACGTCCGGTTTAAATTTCGAATATCCAATACCGCCAAAAACATAAGGCGTCCAGTTTACGGCATAACGTTTTTCCTGATAGTCGAGAAAGTTGTATTCCGCTACTGTTGTGATCTCCGTAATCCTTGACCGGAATGACATATTTCTAATCTTTTGAAAAGGATCTTTGCTGTACTGATCCGAAGCACCAACCAGACCTGCGGCAACTTCTGCCTTAAGGGATAATGCTTGATTGGGATTGTATCTGAAAAATAAACTTCCAGCCGGTTTTACAAACCGGAATCTATACGATGGCGAAATATCACCTTTATAATTAAAAATGCCTAAGCCACCACCAACTTCAATTTTTTGGGCTTTGGTTTCAAGTCCCAGTAAAACCGAGCCGGTTAATACGAGAAGTTTCAGGAAAAATTTTACACTCAACTGTTTCAATGTATTTAATATTGATCTGTTTATTTCAAAGGTGGGCACTTGATCTGTGAAGGAATAATATAGTTGATGTGAACCGTTCCTATCAAATAATTATCTTTAAGATTAGGGCTCGTACCTCTTGCATAGCCAGCAGTTCCATAATTTTGCTGAACGACTGAAAATGGATCTTCTGTTTGAATATTGTAAGCAGTTTGCACAAATTGCTTAAGACCTTCTGTTCTGTCTACTCCTTTTTTGACAGTATATCTTTCTGTCGATTTATTTGCCATTGTAAGAGCAAGTGGATTATCGGCAAAAACAGCAGGATCAGCATAATTACCGGCAACATCATCAAGATAATCCGTGAAAGTTTTACGAAAACCAAGCTCTGCACCCATATCAAATCTGTCATTTATTTTATACCTGACACCAATTCCAAGCGGAATAGCAAATTGTATTAAAGAATATGGTTTGTCATAACCTGGTCTGCCTTGCCCTTCCGTTCCAAGAGATTGTAATTTCACCCAGTTACCATCAAAGGTATCCAGTGCCTTAGGATTATGTGCAACCACAGCTACCCCACCGAATAAATAAGCGCTAAACTGAGGCCTGCGATCGTAACTTCGATTGTCAGGAGTAAGTTTAAAAATTCCTTCCACGGCAAATTCTTTCAGATCATTGCGGAAACTAAGATTGCGGGCGTATCTTATGTTTGTCGGATCCTTTTTGTTCATTTTATAATCATCACCAGCAATTCTCGCATAAGTAAAAGAAGCTCTCGCCGCAAGTCGCGGTGTAAAATGTCTTGTATAATTTCCTGTTACACTCCATCTCATCATACCAAAAGTTGACCTTAATGGTGTTGTGTATGATGCCATATCACCATAATAATTTGAGGTTCCAACCCCGAATCCTACGGTTGAGTAAGGAATAAAAGTTCCACGTCTTACCTGTGCCTCAGTGTTGTAAGTAACAACCAATAATCCAAGCACCAGAAGAAATGACAGTCTTTTGCTTATCGGTCTCATTTTAAAAGTTTTAAACATTTTAGATCAATTTTTTGCAAAAATAGAACAGTTGTCGGTTTTCCTAAGGATATATCTCCTTTTCAACGTATTTCTATAAATTTTATTTGTAAGACAAGTATAATTTAAATTGAAGCAAAGCAGTCTTACTTTAATAGAGTACAGGCCAAAGTCATAAAAGTAACTTGGGAGCCATTATATTGTGCTCTTTCTCAATCAAAAATCATAAATTTACTATTATTGTATAATTGAAATGAGATCTTCCTAATGATTACCAGTAAAAACCTGA
The sequence above is drawn from the Dyadobacter subterraneus genome and encodes:
- a CDS encoding acetyltransferase; translation: MIIYGSGGHAKVIISCIVANRDKVDLIFDDIPGRKEIYGMTVSGFYNSDILPDQKLIIAIGDNSVRRKISNQVKHPFGITIHPSCIIDKTVKLGEGTVVLHNAVIQADAIIGRHVIINTSVSVDHDCVISDFVHLAPGVILSGNVYVGENTLVGVGSIIAPGLTIGKNCFIAAGSVVTKDIPDGTMVRGNPAKIISYHL
- a CDS encoding DegT/DnrJ/EryC1/StrS family aminotransferase; the encoded protein is MKKIWLSPPHMSGQEIKYIQEAFDSNWIAPLGPNVDAFEQELARYVGINEAVALSSGTAALHLALIMAGVGPGDIVICPTFTFAASANPIVYLKATPVFIDSENLTWNICPNILEETIKYYVKKGKKPKAIIGVHIYGMPVQLNEILFLCEKYEIPLVEDAAEALRSSYHGKKLGSFGKMSIISFNGNKIITTSGGGALLSDDPVIIKKAKFLASQAKDDAPHYQHSEIGYNYRLSNICAGIGRAQLDVIDERVKSRRANFEFYKKELGKFPGISFQNEPPGFISNRWLTCILLDSKISKEINADKIRLYLKTKNIESRPLWKPLHLQPVFKDAPYFGGNLAGDLFEKGLCLPSGSALSDVDLLFISKNIGDVFHIALKSLPIG
- a CDS encoding DUF1573 domain-containing protein — encoded protein: MKVFFSALVLLVGLTTVSFAQKGVLKFKEETHKFGKVPQGTPVTNEFVFTNTGTDPVVISNVTVSCGCTTPVWSKAPVLPGKTGIIKATFNAAAAGSFNKPVTVFSNTEGGSITLYLNGEVVAKEAAKASSK
- a CDS encoding sugar transferase; its protein translation is MYKSFGKRFFDIISVATGLIILSPLFLFLTLLLCFFNKGKPFFFQSRPGLFCKIFMIVKFKTMLDSNDPSMDQLPDQDRITRVGKFLRRTSLDEIPQLWNVLKGEMSLVGPRPLLIEYLSGYDQNQLRRHDVKPGITGWAQINGRNEISWEEKFKYDLYYVDNLSLKLDSKIFLITLIKLISRRNRTFYSNKMMEKFTGSSSLIK
- a CDS encoding FKBP-type peptidyl-prolyl cis-trans isomerase, with protein sequence MKSKFLTLGVMLAGLVGMISCNKGMEYDDEAKAVENQQSIEKYLADSSITATKDSSGMYYVLRKANPAGAKPKAEEGVRLNFNGYTLDGRLVASSVNTDKIPFVRPYNLGFLLGGMERALNILRVGESATLFMPFYLAFGSYSSDNIPAYSVIKMNIEVVNSRSEVQQIDDFIAANKLTVSERTTDNLVIARTNTVTGDSIGTGKIVNISYKGKLLTGATFDNGDKPYSFTTGTGGMTGGPVIGFDRAIRKLRKGEKATIVFPSAIGYGKAGVQASGIYYIYPYSPISFDVEVL
- a CDS encoding alpha-ketoacid dehydrogenase subunit alpha/beta translates to MLLNDSLTGSSVLNKENITDDYRLACESRQVSLLGRKDTMGGRSKFGIFGDGKEVVQIALARAFKLGDFRSGYYRDQTIEAALGNLTWQQFFAQMYAHADLEHEPHTGGRSMNGHFSTRWLDENGKWLDQTKLYNSVCDISPTAGQIPRSVGLAYASKLYRENKEIQYLDTFSNKGNEIVFGTIGDASTSQGMFWESMNAAGVLQIPLLMSVWDDGYGISVPVEYQTTKSSISKALGGLQRNEEETGVEIITVNGWDYPALIETYQKAADLCRNEQVPVLIHVTELTQPQGHSSSGSHERYKSKPRLQWENERDCNLRFRDWILNNGYATDEELEKIEADAKETARDARNRAWKAYRKDLDKEHLKTVELIQKTAKESIFSEELSAIATELSKTYYPVRRDNAVSVRKALRLIRNENTPSRVVLQEWLQNTLKENAIRYNSQLYSESDESPLLVEPVNPVFSDDSITVDGREVIRSYFNALFAQDPRVVAIGEDVGMIGDVNQGLAGLQEKYGELRITDTGIRETTIIGQGIGMAMRGLRPIVEIQYFDYIYYALATLTDDLASLRYRTAGGQKAPLIIRTRGHRLEGIWHSGSPMGTMLSSVRGMHIVVPRNFTQAAGLYNTLIKGDDPALVVEPLNAYRQKELLADNIGEICIPLGQPEILKEGKDVTIVTYGSMCRIVMEAATQLHNLGIEVEVIDVQTLLPFDVDHRILESIKKTNRVIFADEDVPGSASAFMMQQVLEAQNAYRWLDSSPVTISAKPHRPPYGSDGDYFTKPNMDDVIEVAYKIMQETDPNHFPALY